One window from the genome of Nicotiana tomentosiformis chromosome 5, ASM39032v3, whole genome shotgun sequence encodes:
- the LOC104112685 gene encoding vascular-related unknown protein 1-like: protein MEGSKNSNFEMEAAAEESGWTTYLEDFSMKQRENNSSCNSDSFGSPSLLSDAASHAAWKINCNTNNTNQIPNACSPPPMGGSPFLKRLNLKNKRNKKISDPDLEDTASSPVNSPKVSSFKQMDTNYRTENSSIGYFQGNEGGSGQIQEMQTVEINSTSFDEKNNGYIELKKKGLCLVPWSMIVNHHG from the exons ATGGAAGGTTCAAAGAATTCAAATTTTGAGATGGAAGCAGCAGCTGAAGAAAGTGGATGGACAACTTATTTGGAGGATTTTTCAATGAAGCAAAGGGAAAATAATAGCTCATGTAATTCTGATAGTTTTGGCAGTCCTTCTTTGTTATCTGATGCTGCTTCTCATGCTGCATGGAAGATTAattgtaatacaaataatactAATCAAATTCCAAATGCATGTTCTCCTCCTCCCATGGGTGGTTCACCTTTTCTTAAGAGGTTGAATTTgaagaataaaagaaacaagaaaatTTCTGATCCTGATTTGGAAGACACTGCTAGCTCACCTGTCAATAGTCCAAAG GTAAGCAGTTTTAAGCAGATGGACACCAATTACAGAACTGAAAATAGTAGTATTGGATATTTCCAG GGAAATGAAGGTGGCTCTGGACAAATCCAAGAAATGCAAACAGTTGAGATAAACAGCACATCTTTTGATGAAAAAAACAATGGGTATATAGAACTAAAGAAGAAGGGACTTTGCTTGGTACCTTGGTCCATGATAGTCAACCACCATGGCTGA